From the genome of Phreatobacter cathodiphilus, one region includes:
- a CDS encoding DUF2783 domain-containing protein — MGRADESESISQPPESEREHQPATGLALASRLADPDAAYRLLAAAQRGLSEAEAAAFQARLALILANQVGDQAVLAEAVELARVTG, encoded by the coding sequence TTGGGCCGCGCTGATGAATCGGAATCAATCTCTCAGCCACCTGAATCAGAACGTGAACACCAGCCCGCGACCGGCCTCGCCCTCGCCAGTCGCCTGGCCGATCCCGATGCGGCCTACCGCCTGCTGGCCGCAGCCCAGCGCGGCCTCTCCGAGGCCGAGGCAGCCGCCTTCCAGGCGCGCCTGGCGCTCATCCTCGCCAACCAGGTTGGTGATCAGGCCGTGCTCGCCGAAGCGGTGGAACTGGCGAGGGTGACGGGCTAA
- a CDS encoding ABCB family ABC transporter ATP-binding protein/permease: protein MTSPHAPGAPAPAQNAVSAEGGALSRTILHLWPFIWPHDRADLKRRVAWAMVLLVIAKVVTMVVPFTFKWATDALAAPQAADAGWWAAVLAAPLALTLAYGASRILMALVTQMRDGLFAKVSMHAVRRLALLTFEHMHRLSLRFHLERKTGGLTRVLERGRNAIETIVRMIILQLMPTILELALIVGILLWMFDWRYVVVIIVTVAAYLAFTYYATEWRIAIRRDMNDSDTNANVKAIDSLLNFETVKYFSAEAREKARYDVSMAKYEAASTKALTSLAVLNAGQAAIFTAGMTVAMVLCAIDITRGRNTVGDFVMINAMMIQLYQPLNFMGMVYREIKQAVTDIEAMFAILGRNPEIVDRPGAPDLKVAGGTIRFEDVTFAYDPARPILKGVTFEVPAGKSVAIVGPSGAGKSTISRLLFRFYDISGGRITVDGQDIREVTQASLRRAIGMVPQDTVLFNDTIRYNIRYGRWEASDAEVEEAAGLAQIHDFIQRSPAGYETEVGERGLKLSGGEKQRVAIARAILKSPPILVLDEATSALDSHTEREIQEALDRIARDRTAIVIAHRLSTVVNADEIIVLDDGRVAERGTHGELLAKGGLYAGLWNRQREAAEAEEKIAGLDRGMPARSQESAPVSPDSRADVFVKPPREAAE from the coding sequence GTGACATCCCCTCACGCGCCGGGTGCGCCCGCGCCCGCGCAAAATGCCGTCTCCGCCGAGGGTGGCGCCCTGTCGCGCACGATCCTGCACCTGTGGCCGTTCATCTGGCCGCACGACCGCGCCGACCTGAAGCGGCGCGTCGCCTGGGCCATGGTGCTGCTGGTGATCGCCAAGGTGGTCACCATGGTGGTGCCCTTCACCTTCAAATGGGCGACCGATGCGCTCGCCGCGCCGCAGGCGGCGGATGCGGGCTGGTGGGCGGCGGTGCTGGCCGCGCCGCTCGCCCTCACCCTCGCCTACGGTGCCTCGCGCATCCTGATGGCGCTCGTCACGCAGATGCGCGACGGGTTGTTCGCCAAGGTGTCGATGCATGCGGTGCGACGGCTCGCCCTGCTCACCTTCGAGCACATGCACAGGCTGTCGCTCCGCTTCCACCTGGAGCGCAAGACGGGCGGCCTCACCCGCGTGCTGGAGCGCGGCCGCAACGCCATCGAGACCATCGTCAGGATGATCATCCTGCAGCTCATGCCGACCATCCTGGAGCTGGCGCTGATCGTCGGCATCCTCCTGTGGATGTTCGACTGGCGCTACGTGGTCGTCATCATCGTGACGGTCGCGGCCTATCTCGCCTTCACCTACTACGCCACGGAATGGCGGATCGCGATCCGTCGCGACATGAACGACAGCGACACCAACGCCAACGTCAAGGCGATCGACTCGCTGCTGAACTTCGAGACCGTGAAGTACTTCTCCGCCGAGGCCCGCGAGAAGGCCCGCTACGACGTCTCCATGGCGAAGTACGAGGCGGCCTCCACCAAGGCGCTGACCTCTCTCGCCGTGCTCAACGCCGGACAGGCGGCCATCTTCACCGCCGGCATGACGGTCGCCATGGTGCTCTGCGCCATCGACATCACCCGCGGCCGCAACACGGTCGGCGACTTCGTCATGATCAACGCCATGATGATCCAGCTCTACCAGCCGCTGAACTTCATGGGCATGGTCTATCGCGAGATCAAACAGGCGGTGACCGACATCGAGGCGATGTTCGCTATCCTCGGTCGCAACCCGGAGATCGTCGACCGGCCGGGCGCGCCCGACCTGAAGGTCGCCGGCGGCACGATCCGCTTCGAGGACGTGACCTTCGCCTACGATCCCGCGCGGCCCATCCTCAAGGGCGTGACCTTCGAGGTGCCGGCGGGCAAGTCGGTGGCCATCGTCGGTCCCTCGGGCGCCGGCAAGTCCACCATCTCGCGCCTGCTCTTCCGCTTCTACGACATCAGCGGCGGGCGCATCACGGTGGACGGGCAGGATATCCGCGAGGTCACCCAGGCGTCTCTCCGCCGCGCCATCGGCATGGTCCCGCAGGACACGGTGCTGTTCAACGACACGATCCGCTACAACATCCGCTACGGCCGCTGGGAGGCGAGCGACGCGGAGGTTGAGGAGGCGGCGGGCCTCGCCCAGATCCACGACTTCATCCAGCGCAGCCCCGCGGGCTACGAGACCGAGGTCGGCGAACGGGGCCTCAAGCTTTCCGGCGGCGAGAAGCAGCGCGTCGCCATCGCCCGCGCCATCCTCAAGTCACCGCCGATCCTGGTGCTGGACGAGGCGACTTCGGCGCTGGACAGCCACACGGAGCGGGAGATTCAGGAGGCGCTCGACCGCATCGCCCGAGACCGCACGGCCATCGTCATCGCCCACCGCCTGTCGACGGTGGTCAATGCCGACGAGATCATCGTCCTCGACGACGGCAGGGTGGCCGAGCGCGGCACGCATGGGGAACTGCTTGCCAAGGGCGGCCTCTATGCCGGATTGTGGAACCGTCAGCGCGAGGCGGCCGAAGCCGAGGAGAAGATCGCGGGTCTCGACCGCGGCATGCCGGCCAGATCCCAGGAATCTGCCCCGGTTTCGCCAGACAGTCGTGCTGACGTCTTCGTCAAGCCGCCGCGGGAGGCGGCGGAGTAA
- a CDS encoding TIGR00730 family Rossman fold protein — protein sequence MATIRSICVYCGSGSGHDGVHEKAARDLGAAMAKAGIRLVYGGGGIGLMGTLAKSVVDNGGKVLGIIPDFLKRKEMPLDAVIDVVTVPDMHTRKMRMFTEADAFVALPGGIGTLEELVEQLTWAQLGRHAKPVVVANVGGFWDPLRVLLDHMKDEGFIRPGLQVKYSIVDEVRDIIPTIQAQVAKLPQEALAKEHDPVVIEKM from the coding sequence ATGGCGACCATCCGTTCCATCTGCGTCTATTGCGGCTCCGGCTCCGGCCATGACGGCGTCCACGAGAAGGCGGCGCGCGACCTCGGGGCCGCCATGGCCAAGGCCGGCATTCGTCTCGTCTATGGCGGCGGCGGCATCGGGCTGATGGGAACGCTCGCCAAGTCCGTGGTCGACAACGGCGGCAAGGTGCTGGGCATCATCCCCGACTTCCTCAAGCGCAAGGAGATGCCGCTCGATGCCGTCATCGACGTGGTCACCGTTCCCGACATGCACACCCGCAAGATGCGGATGTTCACCGAGGCCGACGCCTTCGTGGCGCTGCCCGGCGGCATCGGCACGCTGGAGGAACTGGTCGAGCAGCTCACCTGGGCGCAGCTCGGCCGGCACGCCAAGCCGGTCGTCGTCGCCAATGTCGGCGGCTTCTGGGACCCCTTGCGCGTCCTCCTCGACCACATGAAGGACGAGGGCTTCATCCGTCCGGGCCTGCAGGTGAAATACTCCATCGTCGACGAGGTCAGGGACATCATCCCGACCATCCAGGCGCAGGTGGCGAAGCTGCCGCAGGAGGCGCTGGCCAAGGAGCACGACCCGGTGGTCATCGAGAAGATGTGA
- a CDS encoding type II toxin-antitoxin system ParD family antitoxin — protein sequence MPKNTSVSLGDHFATFIDQRVAEGRYSSASEVVRAGLRLLEEHEAKLAALRAAVAEGEASGEARPFDFETFLASKLAGRG from the coding sequence ATGCCCAAGAACACCTCCGTGAGCCTCGGCGATCATTTCGCGACTTTCATCGACCAGCGGGTCGCCGAGGGACGGTACAGCTCGGCCAGCGAGGTGGTTCGGGCGGGGCTGCGGCTGCTCGAGGAGCACGAGGCGAAGCTTGCCGCGCTGCGGGCGGCGGTGGCCGAGGGCGAAGCCAGCGGAGAGGCCCGCCCGTTCGACTTCGAGACGTTTCTCGCCAGCAAGCTGGCCGGGCGCGGATGA
- a CDS encoding type II toxin-antitoxin system RelE/ParE family toxin: MKLALTPAAEQDLSDIFDYSADTWGTDRAVAYVRMLQAAIERLLRFPELGRSAEAVGSGLRILMAGSHIVIYRLQPETIVVIRILHQRMDVEESL, from the coding sequence ATGAAGCTCGCGCTCACCCCCGCGGCCGAGCAAGACCTCTCCGACATCTTCGACTATTCGGCCGACACCTGGGGCACCGATCGTGCCGTGGCCTATGTGCGGATGCTGCAGGCGGCGATCGAGCGGCTGCTGCGGTTTCCAGAACTGGGTCGATCAGCCGAGGCGGTCGGGTCGGGCCTGCGGATCCTGATGGCGGGATCACATATCGTCATCTACCGGCTACAGCCCGAAACGATCGTCGTGATCCGCATCCTTCATCAGCGGATGGATGTCGAGGAAAGCCTCTAG
- the cimA gene encoding citramalate synthase has translation MTEPRERLYLFDTTLRDGAQTTGVDFTLDDKLKIAALLDDLGLDFVEGGYPGANPTDTALFGTKRRLKATFTAFGMTKRAGRSAANDPGVAALLEAEADAICFVAKAWDYHVHVALGCTLEENLEGIADSVKAAKARGREVLVDCEHFFDGFKANRDFALACARTAFESGARWVVLCDTNGGTLPEEVEAIVREVTAVVPGGNLGIHAHNDTEQAVANSLAAVRAGCRQIQGTLNGLGERCGNANLTSLIPTLLLKPAYAERFAIGVTAEKLTQLTKISRQLDELINRPPNRHAPYVGAAAFATKAGIHASAVLKEPETYEHVPPETVGNRRHVLVSEQAGKSNVLAELERVGLTVSKDDPRVARILDEVKERESLGYAYEGADASFFLLAKRVMGEVPAFFAVERFKVNVERRYNAAGDLVTFSEATVKVKVGDEVLISAAEGNGPVNALDAALRKDLGRYQRFIEDLELVDFRVRILNGGTGAVTRVLIESRDGAGDTWTTVGVSANIIDASFQALTDSITYKLVKEGVGV, from the coding sequence ATGACCGAACCCCGCGAGCGCCTCTATCTCTTCGACACGACGCTGCGCGACGGCGCGCAGACGACCGGCGTCGATTTCACCCTGGACGACAAGCTGAAGATCGCCGCGCTGCTGGACGATCTCGGGCTCGACTTCGTGGAGGGCGGCTATCCTGGGGCCAACCCCACGGATACGGCGCTGTTCGGCACGAAGCGGCGGCTGAAGGCGACCTTCACCGCCTTCGGCATGACCAAGCGGGCAGGACGCTCGGCGGCGAACGATCCCGGTGTCGCGGCGCTGCTGGAGGCCGAGGCGGACGCCATCTGCTTCGTCGCCAAGGCCTGGGACTACCATGTGCACGTCGCGCTCGGCTGCACGCTGGAGGAAAACCTCGAGGGCATCGCCGACTCGGTGAAGGCGGCGAAGGCACGGGGGCGCGAGGTGCTGGTCGACTGCGAGCACTTCTTCGACGGGTTCAAGGCCAACCGCGACTTTGCCCTCGCCTGCGCCCGCACCGCCTTCGAGAGCGGCGCGCGCTGGGTGGTGCTCTGCGACACCAACGGCGGCACTCTCCCCGAGGAGGTCGAGGCCATCGTGCGCGAGGTCACGGCCGTGGTGCCGGGAGGCAACCTCGGCATCCACGCCCACAACGACACGGAGCAGGCCGTGGCCAATTCGCTGGCGGCGGTACGGGCCGGCTGCCGACAGATCCAGGGCACGCTGAACGGGCTCGGCGAGCGCTGCGGCAATGCCAACCTGACATCGCTCATCCCGACCCTGCTGCTGAAACCCGCCTATGCCGAGCGCTTCGCCATCGGTGTGACGGCGGAGAAGCTCACGCAGCTCACCAAGATCTCGCGCCAGCTCGACGAGCTCATCAATCGGCCGCCGAACCGCCACGCGCCCTATGTGGGCGCGGCGGCCTTCGCGACCAAGGCGGGCATCCACGCATCGGCCGTGCTGAAGGAGCCCGAGACCTACGAGCACGTTCCGCCGGAGACGGTGGGCAACCGCCGCCACGTCCTCGTCTCCGAACAGGCGGGCAAGTCCAACGTGCTGGCGGAACTCGAGCGCGTCGGGCTGACGGTGTCGAAGGACGACCCGCGCGTTGCCCGCATCCTCGACGAGGTGAAGGAGCGCGAGAGCCTAGGCTATGCCTATGAGGGAGCGGACGCCTCGTTCTTCCTCCTCGCCAAGCGCGTCATGGGCGAGGTGCCGGCCTTCTTCGCGGTGGAGCGCTTCAAGGTGAACGTGGAGCGCCGCTACAACGCCGCCGGCGACCTCGTCACCTTCTCGGAGGCGACCGTGAAGGTGAAGGTGGGCGATGAGGTGCTGATCTCGGCGGCCGAGGGCAACGGTCCGGTCAACGCGCTCGACGCGGCGCTGCGCAAGGATCTCGGCCGCTACCAGCGCTTCATCGAGGACCTGGAGCTGGTCGACTTCCGCGTCCGCATCCTCAACGGCGGCACCGGCGCTGTGACGCGTGTTTTGATCGAGAGCCGCGACGGGGCGGGCGACACCTGGACCACGGTGGGGGTCTCGGCCAACATCATCGACGCGAGCTTCCAGGCCCTGACGGATTCCATCACCTACAAGCTGGTGAAGGAGGGGGTGGGGGTGTGA